One genomic window of Lytechinus variegatus isolate NC3 chromosome 1, Lvar_3.0, whole genome shotgun sequence includes the following:
- the LOC121428553 gene encoding vacuolar protein-sorting-associated protein 25-like gives MGNFEWPWQYEFPPFFSIQPNLETRKKQLQAWCDLFLAFHKYHRIYTVDLKEAASSELFNNTKLNRKLSGEGILLVLEELRQKGNIEWTDKAKTRCLVMWRTPEEWGNLIYKWASNNGMNNSVCTLYEIAQGEDTRDEEFYGLEDWLLKRSLKCLERQRKAELMSFDGNEGVKFF, from the exons ATGGGGAACTTTGAGTGGCCATGGCAGTATGAATTTCCACCGTTTTTCTC aatacAACCAAATTTGGAAACAAGGAAAAAACAACTACAAGCTTGGTGTGATCTATTTTTAGCATTTCATAAATACCACAGAATATACACAGTAGATCTGAAAGAAGCGGCAAGCAGTGAATTATTCAACAATACAAAGCTAAACC GTAAATTGTCAGGAGAAGGAATATTATTAGTCTTGGAAGAGCTTAGGCAAAAGG GAAACATTGAATGGACAGACAAAGCAAAAACAAGATGCCTTGTAATGTGGAGGACACCTGAAGAATGGGGAAATCTCATTTATAAATGG gcAAGTAATAATGGAATGAACAACTCAGTGTGTACTCTTTATGAAATAGCACAAGGAGAAGATACTAGGGATGAAG AGTTCTATGGACTAGAAGATTGGCTGCTGAAAAGATCATTGAAATGTCTGGAAAGACAAAGGAAAGCAGAACTTATGTCTTTTGATGGGAACGAAGGGGTTAAATTTTTTTAG